ctacacatcccaggactctaaggggcaatttttaacctggccaatcaacctaacccgcacatctttggactgtgggaggaaaccggagcacccggaggaaacccacgcagacacgaggagaatgtgcaaactccacacagacagtgacccgagccgggaatcgaacccgggaccctggagctgtgaagcagcagtgctaaccactgtgctaccgtgccgcccaagtggtgtaccgcagggctctgtattgggacctctgctgtttgtgatttatataaatgatctggaagaaggagtaactggggtgatcagtaagtttgcggacgacacaaaactggcaggacttgcagatagtgaggaacattgtcagaggctacagaaggatatagataggctggaaatttgggcaaggaaatggcagatggagttcaatcctgataaatgcgaagtgatgcattttggtgggaataatgtagggaggagctacacgataaatggaagaaccataaagggtgtagagacgcagagggacctgggtgtgcaagtccacagatctttgaaggtgacgtcacaggtggagaaggtggtgaagaaggcatatggcatgcttgcctttataggacggggcatagagtataagagttggggtctgatgttgcagatgtatagaacgttggttcggccgcatttggaatactgcgtccagttctggtcgccacactaccagaaggacgtggaggctttggagagagtacagaggaggtttaccaggatgttgcctggtatggaggggcttggttgtgaggagagattggggaaactggggttgttctccttggaaagacggaggatgaggggagacttaatagaggtgtataaaattatgaaaggcatagatagggtgaacggtgggaagcttttccccgggtcggtggtgacgttcacgaggggtcataggttcaaggtgaagggggggaggtttaacacagatatcagaaggacatattttacacagagggtcgtgggggcctggaatgtgttgccgggcaaggtggtggaggcggacacactgggaacgtttaagacttatctagacagctatatgaacggagtgggaatggagggatacaaaagagtggtctagtttggatcagggagcggcgcgggctaattgttccttgtttcccgtttcaaggcttcattctatgatcatcttgctggtgccagtacagagcgagactgcggatagttgggaacctgtctcgggggcagggaattcatatggtgttcgtggaagtggaaatgactagagttgggaagcattttccgatcagggccattgtgatctcctggactcgtttcgatcgcctcagggggtcggagaggaatttcccagattttctttccccatattggccctggggtttttcactctgggtttccgcctctccctggagatcacatggtctggaatgggggggtgggggtgagttaataggttgtaatgaacaaagcatcgtagctgtgagggacagctcggtggataggatattggtatgtagataggctggaaaattgggcggggatcctggattcaggattcaatcctggaccggggagcggcgcgggcttggagggccgaagggcctgttcctgtgctgtattgttctttgttctttgttctatatctccATACTAAAGCACTCCTGGCCGGTCTTCCATATTCTACGCCCCAGAAACCTGAGGTTATCTGATGTCCATCTGCTAACTCTCACCAaatcctgtttgcccattgcttggCTGCATTGGTTCCCAGTTAAGAACACTCAGTTTTAAATTctaattcttgttttcaaatccctccatgaccttgctcctccctatctctcttgtcctccagtcccaccatcctccgagatatctgccctctaattctggcttcttgaacaTCCTCCGATTTTGATTGCTCCAGTATTGGGGGCTGTGCCGACGTCCCAAACTCTGAATACCCACCCTAACctctccacctctgtgcaatgttTTATTATGCTAAAGGTGCTACGTTAATACCAATTGTTAATAATCCGGAATGTACCCTGTActacagtaaaaaaaaaactaaatgcaCTCTTTTTATATTAGCTACTTCAAATCCTAATGAGGGTCGGTGGATTCTGATGCATTAATATTGATATAATAAAATCCTGTAAAACAATGTTGACACCATGAGTTATTTAGCAGATTGATGCCtagtttagaccataagacacaggagcagaattagatcactcggcccatcgcgtctgctccgccattcaatcatggctgatatttttctcatcccccattctcctgccttttctccataacccctgatccctttattaatcaagaacctatctatctctgtcttaaaggcagtcagtgacctggcctccacagccttctgcagcaaagaattccacagattcaccactctctggctgaagaaattgtttctcatctctgttttaaaggggcccaaaactgctcacagtaatccaaatggggtctgaccagggcctaatgcagcctcagaagtacatacctgctcttgtattctagccctctcgacatgaatgattCCTACAGTTTGCTGTAGGAATCATCAGCCTTTTTGCCCAGTGATGCTCACTGCACATTACTCATAATTTATCACTGCTGTATTCCTGCACAGCTCTTATTGATGTGACTTTCAAATCAAAATTTGTGGCCCTGATATTTTTGGTGGCAGAACAAAGCTCCAGTTACAATCCTGATTCGTTACACAATGAATAAACCTGCAGATTGACCCTTAAAACTTACTAAGTGTCTCTTCTCTATTCGTGCTACTGAGCCCCACCAGCAGAGATTTTACTGGTTTGATTTCTTCTCCTTCCTCTGTGCTACCCCACTACCTCTCAAATCTGTGCTGAATTTAGTGAATTTAGCCTGAAGTTGCCGTTAGTTAAGGGGTTATGGTGAACTGCCAGGCCTCCCAGTCCTTGTCATAATTAATAGTTTGTGTGGATTTTGGGTGAGGACTTGATTCGACTCAGGCTTAACCTCCAGAGACGCTCAGGGTGTCAGTGGTGTTTTCACTGGACTAAAAATCCTGGGACCTAtgctgaggacatgggttcaaatcccaccatggcagctggtggaatttatagaattatagaatccctacagtgcagaagaggccatttggcccatcaagtccgcaccgactctctgacccagTATCTTATCCAGTCCcatctccctgccctatccctgtaaccacacacatttaccatggctaatccatctaacctatacatcaagaaattaaggggcaatttatcgtggccaatccacctgacctgcacatcttggactgtgggaggaaactggagtagccggaggaaacccacgcagacacaggacaacatgcaaactccgcacagatagtcacccgatgacagaattgaacccgggtccctcgagctatgaggcagcagtgctaaccactgtgccaccatgccatcctcatttaaaaatttaAATACAATCAATACATCTGGAACATAAAGCCAGCCTCAGCAATGGTGATCACCGTTGATTATtgtaaaacctatctggttcactaatgcaaaggaaatctgccatccttacccaatctgacctacatgtgacactagaaccacagcaatgtggttgactcttaattacccCCTCAGTTCATGGTCAATTAaggacatcccatgaaagaataaagggggaaAAAATCAAAACAACCACTTGGCTAAGGATTGGGGCAGTCCCAGGGAATTCTTAACTTTCCTCCAATGGATGGGAGTGGAGTAAATGTTATTAACTGAGAATTAATTCAGACCAATGGTGATCAGCACTTAGTGCTTTGCTCTGCTAGGGCCTGAAACTGTGTgagagagctgtgtgtgtgtcagagagagagagagctttgatCTCCAAGCCCTGACTTTTGCTCTTTGTTTCCCCATAGGAGCAGCTCGCCTCCTCCAGCCAGGAGAGCAGTATGGTGTGGGCCATGGACACCTCCATGACCGCCGTCAGGGCTGCTTCGCTATTGGTCAACAAGAGGTATGCATGTAGCAGGGCAGGAGAGAGCATGCTTGTTTTTAATAATTTATGCCAACTGTTTATTCCTATCACTTCATTTTTAAGGACCTAATATAAATTATGGTCTTTAGACTTCTGGATCCTGTTATTGCGTGCCATCATAGTTCAGTTGGAAGCAGTTTTGCTTCTGAATCAGAAGCTTGTAAATAATCAAGGCAGATACTTCAGTTCTATGAAGGAATTTTCCAGTTAGAGGTGATATCTTTCAGCTGAGGTCTTGGACATCAAATATACCAGCgttgttttttttcaaatgacAGCAAGTTCTGGTCATCTCTAAAACACCACCAAAAGCAGCTGATCTGATGGTTTATGTCATTGCTGTCAGTTGGATCTTGTGTTCCCCTGCAAAACAACAGTGACTACCCTTTGAAAGGGCATTATTGGCTGTGTTCTACTTTGATATGACCTGAGGATGTGCTGTGCAAATACTACTTCATTCTGATCTTAACAtattccttttaaatcttttgtCTTTTCTTCTCTATCTTCTCCCAAAAAGGGCTGTAACATTTCATCTCTATCTCTCCTCTATTAGCTTTATTCCCAGTGCAAAATTAGTTAATCCAAATCCATTCTTTTGACAGTCTTAACGTTATGGACCTTGTAAAATATCCCAAATAATGCCGTGCAAATAGTCCACCATTCCAGATTATTTTCTATACCAGCACACACTGAGAAATGTTTTCATTGTTATTCATGATTGTGATCAACTCATCCACTTAGCTATCAAAAGGTTACTTAACTGTATGTATGCTGGTTGCCAGAGGCAACCTGCTAACATCAATCAATTATGGTTTCCAGATGAGTATTTGTCCTTAtcaggcaaatggtggaattctcaagaacagcttctcccccgaAAGACTGTAGATGTAACTGGATTGAATTCAGGCAAGGCCTTTGTGATCTGCATGGCTCAACTAGCAAGAACAATAGTGGAGGGAGGTATTCTCACTGTATTAAAGGCTGGTGCTCCAGTGGAAACAAATGTAGCTCTGGTGACCTCCAATGGTAGCAAACAATATTGCAGTCTTTTTATTTTTTGCTACACTGTTTGTTGTATTGATATAACTGGGAATGTTTTATTTTGtgcagttcatgaaggcagccCTTTGGGTGAATTGTATCGCTGTATTCAGGACAGGATAAAAATCAACGTCCACATTCGGACTTTCAAGGGACTGCGGGGCGTCTGCTCAGGATTCTTAGTGACGTTTGACAAGTTCTGGAACATGGTAATGAATGCTGTAAGCAAATACCTTCTCACTGCACCTCACACAGATTGAGTCAAAGCCATCATTTTCACATTTATCTCCCCATCTCACTCATCCcctttctgttttctctctctctaaagtTGCCAGTACCTATGTTCCACAGGCTTTCTCCAGCCTTCCTCACCCAAATGGCCATTTTTCAACAGTCGGTGTTGTCAGTCTGTTTTAATGGAGAGTCTACGTGGCAGAGCGCAGTCTGGTCTTCACCCAACCTTTTAAATGCATCAAATTAGGACCAGTAGTTTAGAGAAGTCACAAGGCTGATCCCAGCATCAGATCAATCTGAAGCAACCTGGGCTTTTCACCAGTTAAAGGAGGTTACGAAGAGGTGACAAGTAGAACGGGGGATAGGGTTTCAGTCCAGTGAAAGACAGATTTAGAACTGAACTTGTTCTTCTTTTCACAAGAAATGAACACCACCAGCACAGACTCTTGGAAAGATGCTTTGTGAGAGTGGGGGTGGTGGTTAGTACTGTCAGGCCCTTCGGTAGCAATGGCAcaggatggactgaatggtcttccTTGTCTTTTGCCTTGTGAATGTTGCCTTAAGTTATATTATCCACTCATATTGATGAGAATAAGAAACCTCTTTGTCTCAATGTGTAACTGACTGTAATACCATTGTGGTTCATATATCCCCGGTCCCTAGCGTCAGTTCAGCAAAATGTGTGTGATTTCACTGCTTTCTTGTGCTCCAGGGTTTTGGCAAATGCCCAAATGTGTGAGATGCTGCACACTCACTGTGTTAACTTCTTATTAATTTCTTCACCATTATTTCAGGCACTTGTTGATGTGGATGAAACCTTCAGGAAACCCATCCTTGGAAAAGCCTTTTACAATGAACCAGCATTAACCGTTAGCAGAGTAAGTCAAGGCCTCATCATTGTGCCTTATGGAAAAAATCCTTAAGACCTTTTGCTCCAAATCTCTTTCCTCTCCCCTTCCCAAGATACTGACTCCAATGCTGTTGTCACCCTCTAAGTGGAGGCATTATACAATGATCAGTAGTGGGAACCCTGAAAGATCTCATTCCTTCCGCCCAATGATGCTATTTAAGGGAAAGCTAAATAAATGCATGGAGGAGGATAATTACACTAatccaaaatgctggaaatgctcagcaggttaggcagcatctgaaGAGAGGTCAACAGAGTTTTGATATTTCAGGTCTTCATTCCTTGTACTGCAATTTCAGCATGAAATAAGAATTCTGACTACATTAAAGCTCTGATTTGGTATGGTATGTGCTGGGGCTCATTCCTTGGAAGGGTGGAGACgtattttttatatatttaacCTGTGTTTAGCTGACGGGGAAATGTTTGatcagacagtgtagagggagctttgctctgtatctaaactGCTGTACCTGACCCAGAATGGTCAGTTTGATGGGAAATGTGGAGGGAGGTTTTGTGTATTTAACTTGTGCTATATCTCGTTTATAACCTGGCTCTATATAAGAGTATATAGTATTCACTGTATTTGTTTTTAAATGCAGCTTTTTGACCGGCTTAAGCTCCAAGATCGATCCACAGATGTGGAACCAGATGCCACAATTGTGGAACAAACGGGCTGTCTATCCAAGAGCTTTGAGGGTGCTAAAAGTGGACTGGGGGACAGCAAAAATCTGAGTTGCATGCCTAAGACAGAACCTGCAGAGGTAACCTCTGAGACCTTAAAGCTGACTGCCCAGAGTGATGTGGTGGATCTTGATCAATCAAAGAGAAACATCAAACAAACGAGTTTGGGGCTCAGGACCCCAACGGGAGAGAAGCAGAAACGGAAAAAAGCCCGACCCAGGGTGGATTATCAGCAGGTTTCCCAAAGACATGTGAAACAACTCTTCATCCGAGGAGAGAATATCTTGCTGATCAGTTTAATGCAGTGATGAATACAGAGCGATTGAGGACCATCTGCCAACCACTCCAGTACCTCAGCCCATTAGGCCTTTGTGGAGTATTAGACCAACCAAGTAGACTAGAGGCAGTAAACACATCATTTGTTCTGCACAAACGTCAACTGCTTGGAAATCTGCCTGTTTAGAGAGAATAAAATGAAATCTTCTAAATGGATTTTGGATAAGTTCAGTTTGGTAGTTGATTATTACCTAAGTGTCCTGACaaaacatttttctgtttttgctggcaGCTGCTGCATTGGTCTGGTTGTTTTCTTAATATTAAATTGCCCTTGTGACTGGATTGAGTTTGCAGTTCACCATCTCTAATTGTTGTACTCCAGTATGTGTTTCATTTCAAAACCTTTAAAAATGGGGTTATCTTAAAAGGTCCAAGGAAAAAGCATAGagtcacttggtagtacagaactgtaACTATTGCTGTAAAAAAGACACACTGTTGAAAtggattcacaagaataccaaatttcaaagggggtTAATAAGTTATATCCTCTTCTCgagcagtataaattgttcttcCCCTTTGAGATTCCTGTTGAGCACAAAACAAAAATCTTTGATAGCATTTTTTTCAGCATTAATGTGGATGAGATTTCCTGTTCTTTGTTTCATTCTGTTATTGGTCAGAAGTTTCAACCAGAAGCTGAGGAAACTTGTCACAAGAAAATGTTTCTTGATTGTTAGACGTATAAAGAGTGATATCAGTGCCTGTTGCCTGCTACAAAGTAGTCTAACTCAGTGCCAAAGTCAGGAGGGATTCAAAGACTGTCCCAGCATCCTGCAATCGGGTTTGAGCTGCAGTGGTATTGTGTGTGTTCAGTTTCCTTTGCTGAACAAGGGCACTGTGCAGCAATAAGGCACTAGTTGGAAGACTATTTTTTGTGGGGGTTATCCAGTATCCTCCCCTGGAAGTGCATGTATGGCAAAGCCAAGTACAGACAGCTGTGATATTACTGCCATTGAACTCAGTTGCCACATTCACTGCCTTATCTGATACGAGGGGTGATATTAATTTCATAGTTTGTGGGCTCACACCAGATTGTCATGTATGGAGTGACTGGATCCCTAATCTGCTTCATGGACTGGGCAAGAAATGCAGAATTGCTGATGTCTTTCATCTCTTGAGAATTAAAATACTTAACAGTGAAGGAGTTTTTAATAATGACCCAAACATTTATGCACTCTAACAAGGATGTATGGCTGCAGATTTTCAAAGGAGAGAATATTTGTAGAGCCAAAACAGGT
The Mustelus asterias chromosome 16, sMusAst1.hap1.1, whole genome shotgun sequence DNA segment above includes these coding regions:
- the lsm11 gene encoding U7 snRNA-associated Sm-like protein LSm11 isoform X1; protein product: MTRARDSKMAAGASTLSRPREGNGSEMAAASGRLEEEEAGAGASEAGPGKEGEEDGGLLDVSSPRFDPYLALYSPCQPPLPFPNVRTFNNMAEYQSFLSGRLRQSAPAPRAHTRPARGRRTASARPTPDPERIERLKKLMVAEPSGEERPRPCRRERAPKNVLTRMALHEGSPLGELYRCIQDRIKINVHIRTFKGLRGVCSGFLVTFDKFWNMVMNAALVDVDETFRKPILGKAFYNEPALTVSRLFDRLKLQDRSTDVEPDATIVEQTGCLSKSFEGAKSGLGDSKNLSCMPKTEPAEVTSETLKLTAQSDVVDLDQSKRNIKQTSLGLRTPTGEKQKRKKARPRVDYQQVSQRHVKQLFIRGENILLISLMQ
- the lsm11 gene encoding U7 snRNA-associated Sm-like protein LSm11 isoform X2, with translation MAAGASTLSRPREGNGSEMAAASGRLEEEEAGAGASEAGPGKEGEEDGGLLDVSSPRFDPYLALYSPCQPPLPFPNVRTFNNMAEYQSFLSGRLRQSAPAPRAHTRPARGRRTASARPTPDPERIERLKKLMVAEPSGEERPRPCRRERAPKNVLTRMALHEGSPLGELYRCIQDRIKINVHIRTFKGLRGVCSGFLVTFDKFWNMALVDVDETFRKPILGKAFYNEPALTVSRLFDRLKLQDRSTDVEPDATIVEQTGCLSKSFEGAKSGLGDSKNLSCMPKTEPAEVTSETLKLTAQSDVVDLDQSKRNIKQTSLGLRTPTGEKQKRKKARPRVDYQQVSQRHVKQLFIRGENILLISLMQ